From Pseudomonas fluorescens:
AGTTGGTGCTGGCTGATGAACCCACCGCGTCCCTTGACCCATTGAATGCCGAACGCGTCATGCAGGCGCTGCTGGCCCAGGCCCGCGAGCATCGCGCCGCCTGTGTGATCGCCACCCATGACGAACCCCTGGCCCGCGCCAGCGGCTTGCAGGTGCGGCGCATCAGCTGTCGCCGCGACGCCGACGGCGGCGTCACCGCGACCCTCGGGGAGGCGTGCTGATGCGTATCCCTCTGGTGGCGTCCCTGGCCTGGCAGGATTACCGCAACGATGCCTGGCTGTCGGCCTGCTCGGTGTTGGCGCTGGTGGCGGTGATCGCGCCGTTGCTGGTGTTATTCGGCCTGAAATTTGGACTGGTTAGCAGTTTGACCGAACGTTTGGAGACCGATCCGGCCACCCGTGAAATTATTCCGTTGGGCGGTGGTCGATTCAGCAGCGCATTTGTCGAACAGCTCGGCCAGCGCAGCGATGTGGCGTTCGCCTTACCACGCACGCGGCAGATTGCGGCGACGGCGCAGGTCGGCACGCTGACCTTGGAAATGCTGCCGACGGCTGCGAGTGACCCGTTGTTGAGCGGCCTGCCGATGCCCAAGGGCCTGGACCAGATCGTGCTGAGCCACACCGCTGCCGAGAAGCTCGCGGCACGGCCGGGGGATTGGTTGGAGACCAGTTTTGCGCGGCAAGTGGCGGGACGTGTAGAAGCCCAGCGCACACGCTTGCAGGTACTGGCGGTGCTGCCGCTGGAAGCCTTCGCGCGTGATGGGTTGTTTGCCGATTTGAGATTGCTGGAAGCGGCGGAAGATTACCGCGATGGCCGTGCGGTACCGGCGTTGGGTTGGGCCGGTGATGAGGTGGCTGTGAGCGAGCAGCGGGTATACCCGGCATTTCGCCTGTATGCGCGCAGCCTCACCGATGTGGAACCGCTGCGGGTGTATTTCGCCGCGCAGAATCTGTTGGTGTCGACCCAGGCGCAGACCATCGCCCAGGTGCAGTCGTTGAGCCGCAACCTGTCGATCGTGTTCTGGATCATCGCCGGGTTGGCCTTGGCGGGGGCGTTTGCGGCGATCTTCGCCGGGGCGCTGGCCGCCGTGGCGCGCAAGCGCCGGGAACTGTCGGTGTTGCGCCTGTTGGGTTTTTCCACCGGCGCACTGTTGCTGTTTGTGGTGGTGCAGGCGCTGTACAGCGCAGGGTTTGCCGCCTTGCTCAGTGCCGGGCTGTATGGCCTGGCCGAGACAGCGGTGAATAAGTTATTCGTGCAGGTGCCGGGCGAATACGCCAGCCACCTGCTGGCGCGTCACTACGGCCTGGCCCTGGTTGCAGTCCTCGGCGTCAGCGCCGTGGCGGCGGCCTGTGGCGGTTGGCGAGTGGCGCGTATCCAGGCTTCTGAAGGAATCAGAGATGTATAAGTTACTGGGCGCCTGTGTGGCGCTGACCTTGGCTTCGATGGCCTGGGCCGATGAAGCGAGTGACAAGCTCGACAACCCCAAGCCGTTGCCCGACGACGTCAGCCTGCCGTTGCCGTGCGAAGGCAATATGGTGTTCCGCTACGCCTACGTATTGGCCCAGGGCACCCTGGACGACCGCGAGATCAGCCTTGGTTACCCGTTTGCCGAAGGCGAGGCGGGCTATCAGCAGTCGTTTATCTCCGGCTATCGCCGCGACTTCATCAACGGCCAATTCACCCTCAAGGACTTGCCGAAAGACTGGAACAAAGTCATCGCACCGTTGATGCCCAAGACCGACGCCAAGACCCCGCTCAAGCCGATGCTGTACTTCATCGGCAAGTACGAAGTGACCGCGCGCCAATACGCCCAGGTGATGTCCCAGGCGCAGTCGCTGGCCAGTGGCGAGCCCGCGCCGGCCTGCGATGCGCCCACCGGCATTGCCGCGCGTTTGCCCAAGGTGAAACTGTCGCGCTTTGAGGCCGAGCGTTTCTCGGCGGTGTACAGCGCCTGGCTGATGAAATACCACCGCGACTTGCTGCCGGTCAGCGGGCGCGGTTCGTCGGCAGAAGAGGGCGGCCTGGGCTTTGTGCGCCTCCCTACTGAAGTGGAGTGGGAGTTTGCGGCCCGCGGTGGGCACGCGGTCAGCCGCCAGGACCTGGAAGGGCGCCTGTTCCCGCGCCGCGTCGAAGGCAGCGAGAGCGACGGCCCGCTCGGCGATTACGCGGTGTTCAACCAGGTCGCCGGTGGCACCGGCCAGGCCGCGCGCCTGATGCCCATCGGCACCAAATTGCCCAACCCGATCGGCATGTTCGACGTGATCGGTAACGCCGCGGAAATGGTCCAGGAATCTTTCCAACTGGTACACGCCGGACGCCGCCAGGGCACCTACGGCGGCTTTGTGGTCAAGGGCGGCAACTACCTGGAAGGCGAGGGCACGCTGTTTACCGGCATGCGCCGCGAATACCCGTTGTTCGCCGCCGACGGCACCGAGCAAAGCAATGAGACCACCGGTTTCCGCGTGGCGATTGGTGCGTTGTCGGCACCGCGCTCACGCTACAAGGAGTTGTTCGCCCAGTGGCAGAAAGAGGGCCGCCTGGCCTCGTTGACCGACGCCATTGACGATGCCCAGGACCCGACCAAGCGCCTGGACAGCATCATCGCCGCCAGCGTCGACCCCAAGTTGCAGGCCGAGCTTGGGCTGGTCAACGAAGAGCTCAAGCGCAATGTCTCGCTGATCGCCCAGCAACGCGAAGAGGCGGCGGGCAACCTGATTCAGTCGGCGGCATTGGTGGCCGAGACCATCAGCAACTACAACATCCGCCTGGCCAACCTGCAGAAGAGTCGCCAGCAGGCCCTGGACAATAAGGACGAGGCCAGCGCGGCGCTGTTTGCCACGGCCATCGACAACGGGCGCAGCGCCCTCGATGGCGCGGTGGCGATCTATATCGACAACCTGGCCACCGGCACGCGCTACACCGACGCGGTGATCCAGGCGCAGTTTCAACGCATCAAGGAAGAGTTGGATCGCAAGCCAGTGCTCGGCAAGAGCCTGGTGACGCGCGCGACACTGTTCGTCCGCCATGTCGGCAACTACCGCAAGCAACAGCGGGCCGACCCGGCGACGATCTTGAAGGAATTGCTCGCAGCGAGCGGTCAGCGATGATCGCTGGCTGTATGGCGAGCTTGGAAGGGACTCAGGCGGCAGTGGGCCGTGCTGGGCAAGTCAAACTTAGAAGAGAACACACCTATGCTTTTTTCCCGTAAGGCGGTTTCCAAGCGTCACTTGCTGCTGATCGCAGCCGGCTTCAGCACGGTGCTGACCGGTTGCGCCACGTCGCCGGCCTCCAAGGTCGCGTCGAGCACCAAGGTCGAGTATTACCCCAACTGCTACGAGCCGGTGCAGCACTTGCGCGCCACCGATTCGAACATGACCAAGTCGGTTGTCACCGGCGCGGCCATCGGTGCGGCGGGCGGTGCCTTGCTGGGCGTGCTGACCGGCGACAAGGAAAACCGTGGCCGTAACGCCGCCATCGGCGCAGCGGGCGGCGCCCTGGCCGGCGGCGCAGCGGGTTACTACACCGAGCGTCAGAAGCAGATCGC
This genomic window contains:
- a CDS encoding formylglycine-generating enzyme family protein is translated as MYKLLGACVALTLASMAWADEASDKLDNPKPLPDDVSLPLPCEGNMVFRYAYVLAQGTLDDREISLGYPFAEGEAGYQQSFISGYRRDFINGQFTLKDLPKDWNKVIAPLMPKTDAKTPLKPMLYFIGKYEVTARQYAQVMSQAQSLASGEPAPACDAPTGIAARLPKVKLSRFEAERFSAVYSAWLMKYHRDLLPVSGRGSSAEEGGLGFVRLPTEVEWEFAARGGHAVSRQDLEGRLFPRRVEGSESDGPLGDYAVFNQVAGGTGQAARLMPIGTKLPNPIGMFDVIGNAAEMVQESFQLVHAGRRQGTYGGFVVKGGNYLEGEGTLFTGMRREYPLFAADGTEQSNETTGFRVAIGALSAPRSRYKELFAQWQKEGRLASLTDAIDDAQDPTKRLDSIIAASVDPKLQAELGLVNEELKRNVSLIAQQREEAAGNLIQSAALVAETISNYNIRLANLQKSRQQALDNKDEASAALFATAIDNGRSALDGAVAIYIDNLATGTRYTDAVIQAQFQRIKEELDRKPVLGKSLVTRATLFVRHVGNYRKQQRADPATILKELLAASGQR
- a CDS encoding ABC transporter permease, which gives rise to MRIPLVASLAWQDYRNDAWLSACSVLALVAVIAPLLVLFGLKFGLVSSLTERLETDPATREIIPLGGGRFSSAFVEQLGQRSDVAFALPRTRQIAATAQVGTLTLEMLPTAASDPLLSGLPMPKGLDQIVLSHTAAEKLAARPGDWLETSFARQVAGRVEAQRTRLQVLAVLPLEAFARDGLFADLRLLEAAEDYRDGRAVPALGWAGDEVAVSEQRVYPAFRLYARSLTDVEPLRVYFAAQNLLVSTQAQTIAQVQSLSRNLSIVFWIIAGLALAGAFAAIFAGALAAVARKRRELSVLRLLGFSTGALLLFVVVQALYSAGFAALLSAGLYGLAETAVNKLFVQVPGEYASHLLARHYGLALVAVLGVSAVAAACGGWRVARIQASEGIRDV